A region of Mustela lutreola isolate mMusLut2 chromosome 17, mMusLut2.pri, whole genome shotgun sequence DNA encodes the following proteins:
- the POLR3E gene encoding DNA-directed RNA polymerase III subunit RPC5 isoform X5, which produces MRAALTPRGVWGGGGCACHALGLELPPPEVCPPCAPRKLMDKQTFCSSQSTSNTARYAAALYRQGELHLTPLHGILQLRPSFSYLDKADAKHREREAANEAGDSSQDEAEEDVKQITVRFSRPESEQARQRRVQSYEFLQKKHAEEPWVHLHYYGLRDSRSEHERQYLLCQGSSGVENTELVKSPSEYLMMLMPPSPEEEKDKPVAPSNVLSMAQLRTLPLADQIKILMKNVKVMPFANLMSLLGPSIDSVAVLRGIQKVAMLVQGNWVVKSDILYPKDSSSPHSGVPAEVLCRGRDFVMWKFTQSRWVVRKEVAAVTKLCTEDVKDFLEHMAVVRINKGWEFLLPYDGEFIRKHPDVVQRQHMLWTGIQAKLEKVYNLVKESLPKKSDGQSGPAALLSGDQRVQVAKSKAQQNHALLERELQRRKEQLRAPAGLPGVRIKEEPVSEEGEDEEDREAEEAQEPMDTSLTSLGGGLHNRLANGLPSGRAAGGDSFNGHPPPGCASAPVAQELRAFVEATFQRQFVLTLSELKRLFNLHLASLPPGHTLFSGISDRMLQDTVLAAGCKQILVPFPPQSAASPDEQKVFALWESGDMSDQHRQVLLEIFSKNYRVRRNMIQSRLTQECGEDLSKQEVDKVLKDCCVSCGGMWYLKGTVQS; this is translated from the exons gTGAGCTGCACCTGACGCCTCTCCATGGCATTCTGCAGCTGCGGCCAAGCTTCTCTTACTTGGATAAGGCGGACGCCAAGCACCGGGAGAGGGAGGCGGCCAATGAGG CAGGAGACTCTTCGCAGGATGAGGCGGAAGAAGACGTGAAGCAGATCACG GTGCGGTTCTCCCGTCCGGAGTCGGAGCAGGCCCGCCAGCGCCGCGTGCAGTCCTACGAGTTCCTGCAGAAGAAGCACGCTGAGGAGCCGTGGGTGCATCTGCACTACTACGGCCTGAGG GACAGCCGCTCTGAGCACGAGCGCCAGTACCTGCTGTGCCAGGGTTCCAGCGGGGTCGAGAACACAGAGCTCGTCAAGTCACCCAG CGAATACCTCATGATGCTGATGCCCCCCAGCCCGGAGGAGGAGAA AGACAAACCCGTGGCCCCCAGCAACGTCCTGTCCATGGCCCAGCTGCGCACCTTGCCCCTGGCTGACCAGATCAAGATCCTGATGAAGAATG TGAAGGTCATGCCTTTTGCCAACTTGATGAGCCTCCTCGGCCCCTCCATCGACTCTGTGGCTGTTCTGCGTGGCATCCAGAAGGTGGCGATGTTAGTCCAAGGAAACTGGGTTGTGAAGAG CGACATCCTGTACCCCAAGGACTCCTCCAGCCCTCACAGTGGTGTGCCTGCTGAGGTGCTCTGCCGCGGTCGCGACTTTGTT atgTGGAAGTTCACGCAGAGCCGGTGGGTGGTGAGGAAGGAGGTGGCAGCAGTGACTAAG CTCTGCACGGAGGACGTGAAGGACTTCCTGGAGCACATGGCCGTGGTGAGGATCAACAAAGGCTGGGAGTTCCTACTGCCTTACGACGGGGAGTTCATCAGGAAACATCCAGATGTGGTCCAGCGGCAGCACATGCTGTGGACGGGCATCCAGGCCAA attagaAAAAGTGTATAATCTTGTGAAGGAAAGCTTGCCAAAGAAGTCAGATGGACAATCAG GACCTGCTGCGCTGCTGTCCGGGGACCAGCGGGTCCAAGTGGCCAAAAGCAAGGCCCAGCAGAACCACGCCCTGCTGGAGCGGGAGCTGCAGCGGAGGAAGGAGCAGCTGCGGGCGCCCGCGGGCCTGCCCGGCGTGCGCATCAAGGAGGAGCCCGTGAGTGAGGAGGGCGAGGAcgaggaagatcgagaggcagaGGAAGCCCAGGAGCCCATGGACACCTCTCTCACCTCTCTCGGTGGCGGCCTCCACAACAGGCTGGCCAACGGGCTGCCGAGCGGGCGGGCGGCCGGCGGGGACAGCTTCAACGGGCACCCGCCGCCGGGCTGCGCCAGCGCCCCGGTGGCCCAGGAACTGAGGGCCTTCGTGGAGGCCACCTTCCAGAGACAGTTCGTGCTCACGCTGAGTGAACTCAAGCGCCTCTTCAACCTGCATTTGGCCAGCCTGCCGCCTGGCCACACGCTGTTCAGCGGCATCTCGGACCGCATGCTGCAGGACACGGTGCTGGCCGCCGGCTGCAAGCAGATACTGGTGCCT TTTCCCCCCCAGAGTGCTGCGTCCCCCGACGAGCAAAAGGTGTTCGCCCTCTGGGAGTCTGGAGACATGAGCGACCAG CACCGACAGGTTTTGCTTGAAATCTTTTCCAAAAATTACCGGGTCCGCCGGAACATGATCCAATCTCGGCTGACCCAGGAGTGCGGAGAGGACCTGAGCAAGCAGGAGGTGGATAAAGTGCTAAAG gACTGCTGTGTGAGCTGTGGCGGCATGTGGTACCTTAAAGGGACAGTACAGTCTTGA
- the POLR3E gene encoding DNA-directed RNA polymerase III subunit RPC5 isoform X4, translating to MTFHTFQPRSSPSSRSKGEQIALNVDGACADESSTYSSKLMDKQTFCSSQSTSNTARYAAALYRQGELHLTPLHGILQLRPSFSYLDKADAKHREREAANEAGDSSQDEAEEDVKQITVRFSRPESEQARQRRVQSYEFLQKKHAEEPWVHLHYYGLRDSRSEHERQYLLCQGSSGVENTELVKSPSEYLMMLMPPSPEEEKDKPVAPSNVLSMAQLRTLPLADQIKILMKNVKVMPFANLMSLLGPSIDSVAVLRGIQKVAMLVQGNWVVKSDILYPKDSSSPHSGVPAEVLCRGRDFVMWKFTQSRWVVRKEVAAVTKLCTEDVKDFLEHMAVVRINKGWEFLLPYDGEFIRKHPDVVQRQHMLWTGIQAKLEKVYNLVKESLPKKSDGQSGPAALLSGDQRVQVAKSKAQQNHALLERELQRRKEQLRAPAGLPGVRIKEEPVSEEGEDEEDREAEEAQEPMDTSLTSLGGGLHNRLANGLPSGRAAGGDSFNGHPPPGCASAPVAQELRAFVEATFQRQFVLTLSELKRLFNLHLASLPPGHTLFSGISDRMLQDTVLAAGCKQILVPFPPQSAASPDEQKVFALWESGDMSDQHRQVLLEIFSKNYRVRRNMIQSRLTQECGEDLSKQEVDKVLKDCCVSCGGMWYLKGTVQS from the exons gTGAGCTGCACCTGACGCCTCTCCATGGCATTCTGCAGCTGCGGCCAAGCTTCTCTTACTTGGATAAGGCGGACGCCAAGCACCGGGAGAGGGAGGCGGCCAATGAGG CAGGAGACTCTTCGCAGGATGAGGCGGAAGAAGACGTGAAGCAGATCACG GTGCGGTTCTCCCGTCCGGAGTCGGAGCAGGCCCGCCAGCGCCGCGTGCAGTCCTACGAGTTCCTGCAGAAGAAGCACGCTGAGGAGCCGTGGGTGCATCTGCACTACTACGGCCTGAGG GACAGCCGCTCTGAGCACGAGCGCCAGTACCTGCTGTGCCAGGGTTCCAGCGGGGTCGAGAACACAGAGCTCGTCAAGTCACCCAG CGAATACCTCATGATGCTGATGCCCCCCAGCCCGGAGGAGGAGAA AGACAAACCCGTGGCCCCCAGCAACGTCCTGTCCATGGCCCAGCTGCGCACCTTGCCCCTGGCTGACCAGATCAAGATCCTGATGAAGAATG TGAAGGTCATGCCTTTTGCCAACTTGATGAGCCTCCTCGGCCCCTCCATCGACTCTGTGGCTGTTCTGCGTGGCATCCAGAAGGTGGCGATGTTAGTCCAAGGAAACTGGGTTGTGAAGAG CGACATCCTGTACCCCAAGGACTCCTCCAGCCCTCACAGTGGTGTGCCTGCTGAGGTGCTCTGCCGCGGTCGCGACTTTGTT atgTGGAAGTTCACGCAGAGCCGGTGGGTGGTGAGGAAGGAGGTGGCAGCAGTGACTAAG CTCTGCACGGAGGACGTGAAGGACTTCCTGGAGCACATGGCCGTGGTGAGGATCAACAAAGGCTGGGAGTTCCTACTGCCTTACGACGGGGAGTTCATCAGGAAACATCCAGATGTGGTCCAGCGGCAGCACATGCTGTGGACGGGCATCCAGGCCAA attagaAAAAGTGTATAATCTTGTGAAGGAAAGCTTGCCAAAGAAGTCAGATGGACAATCAG GACCTGCTGCGCTGCTGTCCGGGGACCAGCGGGTCCAAGTGGCCAAAAGCAAGGCCCAGCAGAACCACGCCCTGCTGGAGCGGGAGCTGCAGCGGAGGAAGGAGCAGCTGCGGGCGCCCGCGGGCCTGCCCGGCGTGCGCATCAAGGAGGAGCCCGTGAGTGAGGAGGGCGAGGAcgaggaagatcgagaggcagaGGAAGCCCAGGAGCCCATGGACACCTCTCTCACCTCTCTCGGTGGCGGCCTCCACAACAGGCTGGCCAACGGGCTGCCGAGCGGGCGGGCGGCCGGCGGGGACAGCTTCAACGGGCACCCGCCGCCGGGCTGCGCCAGCGCCCCGGTGGCCCAGGAACTGAGGGCCTTCGTGGAGGCCACCTTCCAGAGACAGTTCGTGCTCACGCTGAGTGAACTCAAGCGCCTCTTCAACCTGCATTTGGCCAGCCTGCCGCCTGGCCACACGCTGTTCAGCGGCATCTCGGACCGCATGCTGCAGGACACGGTGCTGGCCGCCGGCTGCAAGCAGATACTGGTGCCT TTTCCCCCCCAGAGTGCTGCGTCCCCCGACGAGCAAAAGGTGTTCGCCCTCTGGGAGTCTGGAGACATGAGCGACCAG CACCGACAGGTTTTGCTTGAAATCTTTTCCAAAAATTACCGGGTCCGCCGGAACATGATCCAATCTCGGCTGACCCAGGAGTGCGGAGAGGACCTGAGCAAGCAGGAGGTGGATAAAGTGCTAAAG gACTGCTGTGTGAGCTGTGGCGGCATGTGGTACCTTAAAGGGACAGTACAGTCTTGA